Within Cystobacter ferrugineus, the genomic segment GCTCCGCCTCCTCGAACGTCTGGGTCGCGAAGCGCCGGGTGTGCGCCACCAGATAGAGAAACGCGATGGTGGGCGAGCGCGAGGCGCCCTGGTTGCAGTGCAGCAGCACCCGCTGTCCCGCGCTCAGGGCCTCGTGGATGAAGGCCAGCGCCGCGTCGACGGTTTGCTTGGGGATGTACGCGGGATCCGTCATGTCGACGAGGTTGAGCATGAGCCGCTCGCCCCGCCGCGCCACCAGGGCCTCGGGATGCTCCTCGGGCACCAGGGGCGTGCGGTAGCCCAGGGCACCGCGGTGATAGGGCTCCTTGCAGGCGTGGACGACGCGCCACCCCGTCTGGTGCCGCACGGTGTTCTCGTAATCGAGCTCGTTGCCCACGTGCAGTCCTGGCCAGATCTCCACCATCTTCCTCACCCCCCGCCGTCTCGGCAGAACCCCTTCACACCCGTCTGCGCTCAACGGTGAGCCCATAGTCCTCGATCTTCTTGTCCAGCGTTGGACGGCTGATGCCCAACAGCCGCGCGGCGACGATCTTCCGTCCCCCCGCCGAGCGCAAGGCCTCGGCGATGGTATCTCGTTCCAGACGAGACACGCGCTCCTGCAACGAGAGCGACACCGGGGCCTCGTCCGCGAGGAACTCCGGAGGCAGGGCCGAGGCGGGGATGCTCGCGCCGGCATGCAGCAGGGCGAGCCGCTCGCTCAGCAGCTCCAACTCACGCACGTTGTAGGGCCACGCGTACTCCATGAGCAGACGCCGCGCCTCGGGGGTGAGCACGGGGGGCGCCTCCCGGCCCGAGCGAGAGCCCCGGGAGGCGAAGC encodes:
- a CDS encoding dual specificity protein phosphatase family protein, which gives rise to MVEIWPGLHVGNELDYENTVRHQTGWRVVHACKEPYHRGALGYRTPLVPEEHPEALVARRGERLMLNLVDMTDPAYIPKQTVDAALAFIHEALSAGQRVLLHCNQGASRSPTIAFLYLVAHTRRFATQTFEEAELEFRVLYPGYAPALGMREFARQHFEEYRAPRPA